From a region of the Spelaeicoccus albus genome:
- the paaZ gene encoding phenylacetic acid degradation bifunctional protein PaaZ, whose translation MTTDVLPSYVTGRWVTPAADGKAVADASTGRELCRVSSDGIDLAEVFDYARTVGGPAVRALTFHRRALKLKELAGYLNDRVAKYHDLSYATGTTKRDAVVDIDGGISTTFVYGSKGRREMPNDTVYLDGPTEPLGRAGTFAGQHIYTSLTGVAVQINAFNFPVWGMLEKLAPTFLSGLPTVVKPATSTAHLTRAVVADIIESGILPEGALQLVCGSLPDFLDHLGEQDVVAFTGSAATATALRSHRNVVAGGVRFTAEADSLNFSILGPDAVAGTEEFDLFVRGLVTELSVKAGQKCTAIRRALVPAALMDDVASAVRERIESKVVVGDPRADGVTMGPVVSIAQRDEVLRSLKSLAVHATFVVGDATASVDPVGADAESGAFVPPTVLRFDDPWSDAAHDVEAFGPVTSLLPYDDTDQAVRLAARGKGSLVGSVVSHDPAFVRAVVLGTAPWHGRVLVLDRDDAKESTGHGSPLPHLVHGGPGRAGGGEELGGIRGVLAHMQRTAVQASPAMLTAITGRWTTGAERNEAEHPFSKSLAELRIGDAVTAGPRVITADDVAHFAEFTGDTFYAHTNPEAAAANPFFPGIVAHGYLVVSIAAGLFVWPEPGPVLANYGLENLRFITPVSPGDSVTVTLTAKQITPRETDDYGEVRWDADVRNQDGDQVAAYDVLTLVEKTKHR comes from the coding sequence GTGACAACGGACGTCCTGCCCAGCTACGTCACGGGCCGCTGGGTCACCCCGGCAGCCGACGGCAAAGCGGTTGCCGACGCCTCGACCGGGCGCGAACTGTGCCGGGTGAGCTCGGACGGCATCGACCTGGCCGAGGTCTTCGACTACGCGCGTACCGTCGGAGGGCCGGCCGTGCGTGCGCTGACGTTCCACCGGCGCGCGCTGAAGCTCAAGGAGCTTGCCGGCTATCTGAACGACCGCGTGGCCAAATACCACGACCTCTCGTATGCCACCGGCACCACGAAACGAGACGCCGTTGTCGATATCGACGGCGGCATCTCGACAACGTTCGTGTACGGGTCGAAGGGACGTCGCGAGATGCCCAACGACACCGTGTACCTGGACGGGCCCACCGAGCCTCTGGGGCGGGCCGGCACTTTCGCGGGCCAGCACATCTACACGTCGCTGACCGGCGTGGCAGTGCAAATCAACGCCTTCAACTTTCCCGTATGGGGCATGCTGGAAAAGTTGGCCCCGACGTTCCTGTCCGGGCTGCCCACGGTCGTCAAGCCTGCCACCTCGACGGCGCATCTGACCCGCGCGGTCGTGGCCGACATCATCGAGTCCGGGATCCTGCCCGAGGGGGCGCTCCAACTCGTGTGCGGATCGCTGCCGGACTTTCTCGACCACCTGGGCGAGCAGGACGTCGTGGCCTTCACCGGCTCGGCGGCCACCGCCACGGCACTGCGCAGCCACCGCAACGTGGTGGCCGGCGGCGTGCGGTTCACGGCCGAGGCCGACTCGCTGAACTTCTCGATCCTCGGCCCCGACGCGGTAGCAGGCACCGAAGAATTCGATCTCTTCGTGCGCGGCCTCGTCACCGAGCTGAGCGTTAAAGCCGGACAGAAATGCACTGCCATCCGCCGGGCACTCGTGCCCGCAGCACTCATGGACGACGTCGCGAGCGCGGTGCGCGAGCGGATCGAGTCGAAGGTCGTCGTCGGTGATCCGCGCGCCGACGGCGTCACCATGGGGCCGGTCGTGTCAATTGCGCAGCGCGACGAGGTGCTCCGGTCGCTGAAATCCCTTGCCGTGCACGCGACATTCGTGGTGGGGGATGCGACGGCGAGCGTCGACCCGGTCGGCGCGGACGCCGAGTCGGGGGCCTTCGTGCCGCCGACGGTGCTGCGGTTCGACGATCCGTGGTCGGACGCGGCGCACGACGTCGAAGCGTTCGGCCCCGTCACATCGCTATTGCCATACGACGACACGGACCAGGCCGTCCGGCTCGCCGCACGCGGGAAGGGATCGCTGGTCGGCTCGGTCGTCAGCCACGACCCGGCTTTCGTCCGCGCCGTAGTGCTGGGAACGGCGCCGTGGCACGGGCGGGTTCTCGTGCTTGACCGGGACGACGCCAAGGAGTCGACGGGACACGGTTCGCCGCTGCCGCACCTGGTGCACGGCGGGCCCGGGCGCGCCGGAGGCGGCGAGGAGCTCGGTGGCATCCGCGGCGTCCTTGCCCATATGCAGCGTACGGCCGTCCAGGCATCGCCGGCCATGCTCACCGCCATCACGGGCCGGTGGACGACCGGCGCCGAGCGGAACGAAGCGGAGCATCCGTTCTCGAAATCGCTTGCCGAGCTGCGCATTGGCGACGCCGTGACCGCGGGGCCTCGCGTCATCACGGCCGACGACGTCGCGCACTTCGCCGAATTCACCGGCGACACGTTTTACGCCCATACCAACCCCGAAGCGGCGGCCGCCAATCCGTTCTTCCCGGGGATAGTGGCGCACGGGTATTTGGTCGTGTCGATCGCGGCCGGCCTGTTCGTGTGGCCCGAGCCCGGGCCGGTTCTGGCCAATTACGGCTTGGAAAATCTACGGTTCATCACCCCGGTGAGCCCGGGCGACTCGGTGACAGTGACCTTGACGGCCAAGCAGATCACGCCCCGCGAGACCGACGACTACGGCGAGGTGCGCTGGGACGCCGATGTGCGCAACCAGGACGGCGATCAGGTTGCCGCGTACGACGTCCTGACACTTGTGGAGAAGACGAAGCACCGCTAA
- a CDS encoding TetR/AcrR family transcriptional regulator translates to MTPEAAGGARSRRGRPGYDQASVLRIATDVFNRRGYEGTSMDHLAKELHLSKSAIYHHVDSKEELLHHALSTSLDALTAMMDDVESSPGDSITRLRRVIERSVEVLLEHLPSVTLLLRVHGNSPVEIEALRRRRELDHRLADMVRAAARDDAIRRDIDPALVSRLLFGMVNSLTEWYRKDESGDPSRIAGAIALIAFDGLAR, encoded by the coding sequence GTGACGCCGGAAGCAGCCGGCGGGGCCCGGTCGAGACGCGGACGGCCCGGCTACGATCAGGCAAGCGTGCTGCGGATCGCCACCGATGTGTTCAATCGGCGCGGGTACGAGGGCACGTCGATGGATCATCTGGCCAAAGAACTGCACTTGAGCAAATCGGCGATTTACCATCATGTCGACAGCAAAGAGGAACTGCTGCACCACGCCCTTTCGACGAGCCTGGACGCGCTCACAGCGATGATGGACGACGTCGAATCGTCTCCGGGCGATTCGATCACCCGGCTCCGCCGCGTGATCGAACGCAGCGTCGAGGTACTTCTCGAGCACCTGCCGTCGGTGACGTTGCTGTTGCGCGTGCACGGCAATTCGCCGGTCGAGATCGAAGCATTGCGCAGGCGTCGCGAACTCGACCACCGGCTGGCCGACATGGTGCGCGCCGCGGCCCGGGACGATGCGATTCGCCGGGACATCGACCCGGCCCTCGTATCCAGGCTCCTCTTCGGCATGGTCAATTCGCTCACCGAGTGGTACCGCAAGGACGAGTCCGGGGACCCCTCCCGGATCGCCGGAGCCATTGCGCTGATCGCGTTCGACGGCCTGGCCCGGTAG
- the paaK gene encoding phenylacetate--CoA ligase PaaK, which translates to MTSQRTGTALPDEYLDDGERLGADELKDLQLSRLKATVRTAYENVPHYGKAFDELGVAPGDLHTLEDLAKFPTTSKAELRENYPFGMFAVPREQVARIHASSGTTGRATVVGYTKNDLDTWATLIGRCFRAAGAAPGALVHNAYGYGLFTGGLGLGGAERCGYTVVPVSGGQTARQVQLIQDFRPSLISCTPTYLLTIIDEFVRQGIDPASTSLTTAVCGAEPWTDGMRRELEEKLDVDAVDIYGLSEVMGPGVANECVETKDGLHIWEDHFYPEILDPFTGDVLPDGEEGELVFTSLTKEAMPIIRYRTHDLAKLLPGTARPNFRRMSRVTGRTDDLVIVRGVNVFPTQVEEVLFTLDGLSPHFQLILTRPGRMDELTVQVEARADLDSKSWDRVAADTEHALKERVGVTATVVVVAPETLERSVGKLKRIIDRRNLR; encoded by the coding sequence ATGACATCGCAGCGGACCGGCACGGCCCTGCCAGACGAGTATCTCGACGACGGCGAGCGGCTCGGCGCCGACGAGTTGAAGGATTTACAGCTGTCGCGGCTGAAGGCCACCGTGCGAACCGCGTACGAGAACGTTCCGCACTACGGAAAAGCGTTCGACGAGCTCGGCGTCGCGCCGGGCGATTTGCACACGCTGGAGGATTTGGCGAAGTTCCCGACCACGAGCAAGGCCGAATTGCGCGAGAATTATCCGTTCGGCATGTTCGCGGTGCCGCGCGAACAGGTGGCACGCATTCACGCGTCGTCCGGAACTACCGGCCGTGCCACGGTCGTCGGCTACACCAAGAACGACCTCGACACGTGGGCTACCTTGATCGGCAGGTGCTTCCGCGCTGCCGGAGCCGCGCCGGGAGCCCTGGTCCACAACGCGTACGGCTACGGCCTGTTCACCGGAGGCCTCGGACTGGGCGGCGCCGAGCGGTGCGGCTACACCGTGGTGCCGGTATCGGGCGGTCAGACTGCGCGCCAGGTGCAATTGATCCAGGATTTCCGGCCCAGCCTGATCAGCTGCACGCCCACCTACCTGCTCACCATCATTGACGAGTTCGTCCGGCAAGGCATCGACCCGGCGTCGACGTCGCTGACGACCGCCGTATGCGGGGCCGAGCCGTGGACCGACGGAATGCGCCGCGAACTCGAAGAGAAACTCGACGTCGACGCCGTCGACATTTACGGCCTGTCCGAGGTGATGGGGCCGGGCGTGGCCAACGAGTGCGTCGAGACGAAGGACGGCCTGCATATTTGGGAAGACCATTTCTACCCGGAGATCCTCGACCCGTTCACGGGCGACGTGCTGCCCGACGGCGAAGAGGGCGAGTTGGTGTTCACATCGCTGACCAAGGAGGCCATGCCGATCATCCGATATCGCACGCACGATCTGGCCAAGCTGCTGCCCGGCACGGCACGACCGAACTTCCGCCGGATGAGCCGGGTCACGGGCCGCACCGACGACCTTGTCATAGTGCGCGGCGTCAACGTGTTCCCCACCCAGGTCGAGGAAGTGCTGTTCACCCTCGACGGTCTCAGCCCGCACTTCCAACTGATCCTCACCCGTCCGGGCCGGATGGACGAGCTCACGGTGCAGGTCGAAGCACGCGCCGACCTCGACTCGAAGTCGTGGGATCGGGTGGCGGCCGACACCGAGCATGCCCTCAAGGAGCGGGTAGGCGTGACGGCGACCGTTGTGGTCGTGGCGCCCGAGACCTTGGAGCGTTCGGTCGGCAAACTCAAACGCATCATCGATCGGCGCAACCTCCGGTGA
- the paaI gene encoding hydroxyphenylacetyl-CoA thioesterase PaaI, protein MDSRSPVGSAGTTGPEAMYAEDKASQAAGITLDDFGPGFARCSMTVREDMVNGHLITHGGYVFVLADTTFAMTCNEIGSVTVAAGADINFLKPTRLGDVLVAEGRCVTKNGRSGIYDVHVSRNGEPVAEFRGRSRTLPAPK, encoded by the coding sequence TTGGACTCTCGCTCGCCCGTCGGATCCGCCGGCACGACCGGCCCCGAAGCCATGTACGCCGAGGACAAGGCCTCACAGGCCGCCGGTATCACACTTGACGACTTCGGCCCGGGCTTTGCCCGTTGTTCGATGACGGTGCGCGAGGACATGGTCAACGGCCACCTCATCACGCACGGCGGCTACGTCTTCGTGCTTGCCGACACGACGTTTGCCATGACCTGCAACGAGATCGGTTCGGTCACGGTGGCCGCAGGCGCAGACATCAACTTCCTCAAGCCCACCCGGCTCGGCGACGTACTGGTGGCCGAGGGCCGCTGCGTCACCAAGAACGGCCGCAGCGGCATCTACGACGTGCACGTGAGCAGGAACGGCGAGCCCGTCGCGGAATTCCGTGGACGCAGCCGCACGCTGCCGGCACCGAAGTAG
- the paaA gene encoding 1,2-phenylacetyl-CoA epoxidase subunit PaaA, which translates to MTSSATQAPVSAADRDRQDRFDETVAAESRIEPRDWMPDAYRKTLVRQMAQHAHSEIIGMQPEGNWITRAPSLKRKAILMAKVQDEAGHGLYLYSAAETLGVDREDLTEQLIDGSAKYSSIFNYPTPTWADMGAIGWLVDGAAIVNQVPLTRCSYGPYARAMVRICKEESFHQRQGFEILYELSHGTDAQHEMAQQAINRWWWPSLMMFGPPDDQSPNSARSMAWKIKRFSNDELRQRFIDMCVPQAEILGLDIPDPELNWNAERGHYDFGPIDWDEFFQVLKGHGPCNALRVSHRRRAHEDGAWVREAAAAHAEKQARTAA; encoded by the coding sequence ATGACCAGTTCAGCCACACAGGCGCCCGTCAGTGCCGCGGACCGGGATCGGCAGGATCGGTTCGACGAGACTGTCGCGGCCGAATCGAGGATCGAACCGCGCGATTGGATGCCGGATGCGTATCGGAAGACGCTGGTGCGGCAAATGGCCCAGCACGCGCACTCCGAGATCATCGGCATGCAGCCCGAGGGCAACTGGATCACGCGAGCACCGAGCCTGAAGCGTAAGGCGATCCTCATGGCGAAGGTGCAAGACGAGGCCGGTCACGGCCTGTACCTGTACTCGGCGGCCGAAACCCTCGGCGTCGACCGCGAGGACCTGACCGAACAGCTCATCGACGGCAGCGCCAAGTACTCGTCGATCTTCAACTATCCCACGCCGACGTGGGCCGATATGGGCGCCATCGGCTGGCTCGTCGACGGCGCGGCCATCGTCAACCAGGTGCCGCTCACCCGCTGCTCGTACGGGCCGTACGCCAGGGCGATGGTGCGGATCTGCAAAGAGGAGTCGTTCCACCAACGGCAGGGCTTCGAAATCCTGTACGAGCTTTCCCACGGCACGGACGCCCAGCATGAGATGGCCCAGCAAGCCATCAATCGGTGGTGGTGGCCGAGCCTGATGATGTTCGGGCCGCCCGATGACCAGTCGCCCAATTCGGCCCGCTCGATGGCCTGGAAGATCAAGCGATTCTCCAACGACGAACTGCGTCAGCGGTTCATCGATATGTGCGTGCCGCAAGCGGAGATCCTCGGCCTCGACATTCCCGACCCGGAGCTCAACTGGAATGCCGAGCGCGGCCACTATGACTTCGGCCCGATCGACTGGGACGAATTCTTCCAGGTCCTGAAGGGACACGGGCCGTGCAACGCGTTGCGCGTGTCGCATCGCCGCCGGGCGCACGAGGACGGCGCGTGGGTGCGCGAAGCCGCGGCCGCCCACGCTGAGAAACAAGCCCGCACCGCCGCCTAG
- the paaB gene encoding 1,2-phenylacetyl-CoA epoxidase subunit PaaB: protein MTNEKNGAPAASGAKTGGKSAARADWPLWEVFVRSSRGLSHVHAGSLHAPDAELALQNARDVYTRRSEGVSIWVVPAADIVASDPFDKDAFFEPASDKVYRHPTFYTRSEGVPHL, encoded by the coding sequence ATGACCAACGAGAAGAACGGCGCCCCCGCGGCGTCCGGCGCAAAAACCGGCGGCAAGTCCGCTGCCCGGGCCGATTGGCCGTTGTGGGAGGTGTTCGTGCGCAGCTCGCGCGGCTTGTCGCACGTGCACGCCGGATCATTGCACGCCCCGGACGCCGAATTGGCGTTGCAGAACGCGCGCGATGTGTACACGCGCCGAAGTGAAGGCGTCTCGATCTGGGTGGTGCCGGCGGCGGACATCGTTGCCTCGGACCCGTTCGACAAGGACGCGTTCTTCGAGCCGGCTTCCGACAAGGTGTACCGGCACCCGACCTTTTACACCCGCTCCGAGGGGGTGCCGCACCTGTGA
- the paaC gene encoding 1,2-phenylacetyl-CoA epoxidase subunit PaaC, with product MDDVFPDFDEVPSASVARYALVLGDDALIAAQRLGELISSAPELEEDVALANIGLDELGQARALLQYAGRADGRSEDDLAYLRDEAEFRSAHLVEQPNGDFAGVIAKLLLFSLYQRELYAALTGSTDNYLAAVAAKAVKEVRYHVEHAVTWTIRLGDGTDESHRRMQGALDAVWPYLDELFEVADFADLAADGTAVDASALRTAFDTALDVVLDEATLTRPDVPAIRARGRYGEHSQHLGYLLAEMQVLARKHPGAAW from the coding sequence GTGGACGACGTCTTTCCCGACTTCGACGAGGTGCCGAGCGCAAGCGTCGCACGCTATGCGTTGGTGCTGGGCGACGACGCGTTGATCGCGGCCCAGCGCCTCGGCGAGCTGATCTCGTCGGCGCCGGAACTCGAAGAAGACGTCGCGCTTGCCAATATCGGCCTGGACGAACTCGGGCAGGCACGCGCGCTCTTGCAATACGCCGGACGCGCGGACGGACGCAGCGAAGACGATCTGGCGTATCTGCGCGATGAAGCCGAATTCCGCAGCGCGCACCTCGTTGAACAGCCGAACGGCGATTTCGCCGGCGTCATTGCCAAGCTGTTGCTCTTTTCCCTGTATCAGCGCGAACTGTACGCGGCGCTGACCGGGTCGACGGACAACTACCTGGCGGCCGTCGCAGCCAAGGCCGTCAAGGAAGTGCGCTACCACGTCGAACACGCCGTCACCTGGACCATTCGCTTGGGCGACGGTACGGACGAGAGCCACCGCCGGATGCAGGGCGCCCTCGACGCTGTCTGGCCGTATCTCGACGAACTGTTCGAGGTCGCCGACTTCGCAGACCTGGCCGCGGACGGCACAGCTGTCGATGCGTCAGCTCTCCGCACGGCTTTCGACACGGCGCTGGACGTCGTGCTGGACGAGGCCACGCTGACCCGGCCGGACGTGCCGGCGATCCGTGCTCGCGGACGGTACGGCGAACACTCTCAACATCTGGGCTACCTGCTTGCCGAAATGCAAGTGCTCGCCCGCAAACATCCCGGAGCGGCCTGGTGA
- the paaD gene encoding 1,2-phenylacetyl-CoA epoxidase subunit PaaD gives MTTTIDKQSMTDSARRAAARVPDPEIPVLSIEDLGILRDVQVEDDVVHVFITPTYSGCPAMDAIRTDIDAELREAGFPAVRVHTVLSPAWTTDWMSDEGKRKLAEYGIAPPSGHSAVHSGPIPVALSVKCPHCGSLKTRELSRFGSTACKALYRCTDCREPFDYFKVH, from the coding sequence ATGACGACGACAATCGACAAGCAATCAATGACCGATTCGGCGCGGCGGGCCGCCGCACGCGTTCCGGATCCGGAGATCCCCGTCCTTTCCATCGAGGACTTGGGGATCTTGCGCGACGTGCAAGTCGAGGACGACGTCGTGCACGTGTTCATCACGCCGACCTATTCGGGGTGCCCGGCCATGGACGCGATCCGAACCGATATCGACGCCGAGTTGCGCGAGGCCGGATTCCCCGCCGTCCGGGTCCATACCGTGCTGTCGCCGGCGTGGACGACCGATTGGATGTCCGACGAGGGTAAGCGGAAGCTCGCCGAATACGGGATCGCCCCGCCATCCGGGCATTCGGCAGTCCATTCGGGGCCGATCCCGGTAGCGCTCAGCGTGAAATGCCCGCACTGCGGATCGCTGAAGACCCGTGAGCTCTCCCGCTTCGGCTCCACCGCGTGCAAGGCCCTGTACCGGTGCACCGATTGCCGCGAACCGTTCGACTACTTCAAGGTGCATTGA
- the paaE gene encoding 1,2-phenylacetyl-CoA epoxidase subunit PaaE, with product MAPATDAPARRRLKFHPLTVAGIRQLTADSVEIAFAVPPELQDEFSYVPGQHVAVRTTIDGVDVRRSYSLCAVPDGRTVKIGVKETPGGIFSSFVQDKLEPGATLEVMNPQGTFTSHVPGGTAARIVAIAAGSGITPVMALASSLLAGNEKASFTLIYANRTVADVMFLEEIADLKDLYPGRFDVHHVLSREGRSADLYSGRIDGEKLERLFEYIVPPEIIDEWFLCGPLELVDLCRDALDGRDVDRSRVHFELFTTGDSPSRSAPRKLTKEEIKGPQRQITFRLDGRSATVETPAEAPETVLAAALRSRSDVPFACAGGVCGTCKAVLTKGNVSMADNFALEPDEIEAGYVLTCQSTPTTDAVEVDYDR from the coding sequence ATGGCCCCGGCCACCGACGCGCCGGCCCGCCGCCGGCTGAAATTCCACCCGCTCACCGTCGCCGGCATCCGCCAGCTGACGGCCGACTCCGTCGAGATCGCGTTCGCCGTTCCGCCGGAGCTGCAGGACGAGTTCTCCTATGTGCCCGGGCAACACGTGGCGGTACGCACCACCATTGACGGCGTGGACGTGCGCCGTAGCTATTCGCTGTGCGCCGTGCCCGACGGCCGGACCGTCAAAATCGGGGTGAAGGAGACGCCGGGCGGCATTTTCTCGTCCTTCGTTCAAGACAAGCTCGAGCCCGGCGCCACGCTCGAGGTGATGAACCCGCAAGGCACCTTCACCTCGCATGTGCCGGGCGGCACGGCCGCCAGAATCGTGGCCATCGCGGCAGGCAGCGGCATCACCCCGGTGATGGCGCTGGCGTCATCACTGCTGGCCGGCAACGAGAAAGCGTCGTTCACGCTCATCTACGCCAACCGGACAGTCGCCGACGTCATGTTCTTGGAAGAGATCGCCGACTTGAAGGATCTCTACCCGGGCCGGTTCGACGTGCACCACGTGCTCTCCCGAGAGGGGAGGTCGGCCGATCTCTACAGCGGCCGGATCGATGGGGAGAAACTCGAGCGGCTGTTCGAGTACATCGTGCCGCCCGAGATCATCGACGAATGGTTCCTGTGCGGCCCGCTCGAACTCGTCGACCTGTGCCGGGACGCGCTCGACGGCCGGGACGTCGACAGGTCGCGCGTGCATTTCGAACTCTTCACGACGGGAGACAGCCCGTCGCGGTCGGCGCCGAGGAAACTCACGAAGGAAGAGATCAAGGGGCCGCAACGGCAGATCACGTTCCGGTTGGACGGCCGCAGCGCGACCGTCGAGACACCGGCGGAGGCGCCCGAGACGGTGCTGGCCGCCGCGTTGCGCAGCCGTTCCGACGTGCCGTTCGCGTGCGCCGGTGGAGTTTGCGGCACGTGCAAGGCAGTGCTGACCAAGGGAAACGTGTCCATGGCGGACAATTTCGCGCTCGAACCGGACGAGATCGAGGCCGGGTACGTGCTGACGTGCCAATCGACGCCGACCACCGACGCGGTCGAAGTCGACTACGATCGATAA
- a CDS encoding enoyl-CoA hydratase/isomerase family protein, producing the protein MSTDIHLGRDGSVAELVLDGPKTRNAVGESALALLRTRVEQVHALADAGDVRAVVFRGEGTVFCSGRDIAGVDPQADDAIRYLDGELTPTVQALRGLNVPTIAAVQGAALGVGFGLAAACDVVYAGQNAKFGSPFLHLGAAPDSGAHAYFVDRLGIHRTLDLIYTGEFLTGADAAAAGLVSRALPDDEVLDVVRAAATKMANGPTLAFAASKRIAQSYFDSRQSLIELMSIEASAQEGLRTTADYAEGFGAFADKRAPKFTGH; encoded by the coding sequence ATGAGCACCGATATCCACCTGGGCCGGGACGGCTCGGTCGCCGAACTCGTCCTCGACGGCCCGAAAACGCGCAATGCCGTCGGCGAGTCGGCGCTGGCGTTGCTGCGCACGCGGGTCGAGCAAGTGCACGCACTCGCCGATGCCGGGGACGTGCGCGCCGTGGTGTTCCGCGGCGAAGGCACCGTCTTCTGCTCGGGCCGCGACATTGCCGGCGTCGACCCGCAGGCCGATGACGCCATCCGGTACCTCGACGGGGAACTCACGCCAACGGTTCAGGCGCTGCGCGGCTTGAACGTTCCGACGATCGCAGCTGTGCAAGGCGCGGCTCTCGGAGTCGGATTCGGCCTGGCCGCGGCCTGTGATGTGGTGTATGCCGGGCAAAACGCCAAGTTCGGTTCGCCGTTCCTGCATCTGGGCGCCGCGCCCGATTCGGGGGCGCACGCCTACTTCGTCGACCGGCTCGGGATACATCGCACGCTCGATCTCATTTACACGGGCGAATTCCTGACCGGCGCGGACGCCGCGGCCGCCGGCCTGGTGTCCCGGGCTCTTCCCGATGATGAGGTGCTGGACGTCGTCCGTGCGGCCGCGACAAAAATGGCGAACGGGCCCACCCTTGCCTTTGCGGCGTCCAAACGTATTGCCCAGTCGTATTTCGACTCGCGGCAGTCACTGATTGAACTGATGAGCATTGAGGCAAGTGCGCAAGAAGGCCTGCGCACTACCGCCGACTACGCCGAGGGGTTCGGCGCGTTTGCGGACAAGCGTGCGCCGAAATTCACGGGGCACTGA
- a CDS encoding PrsW family intramembrane metalloprotease: MTSSIPPRPPQQPGRPPASPRVYQPAPIPRPSVPQHPAWNAPVMPGIAGTVITIVGVVLLSILAAIVAVLLAAAIGPGSFLGMGLLALIPLGIVLLTVRWIDRWLPQPKTGMWLGFLWGSAAAVVVTLVLTFAENFTMSVASGGAVKMSSAFATTIQAPSIEEFAKGLGLLVLLWVQRRHFNGPLDGLVYAAIIAGGFAFTENILYFARALDSASPGQSLILTFVLRGIMGPFAHITFTSVTGLFLGIAARKTGPFGAIGFFVIGLIPAMILHGVWNSASLFSNGLVGYLSFYLVVEVPLFALWIVAVSLFRRAEITMTRRRLGEYVPYGWLSPAEVGMFSSWNGRRQALAWAKSFPGAKRKMRRLIYDAGTLAALRHQMMIGRGNAKVAAAERAQLAALSRHRIELLQTASPPHAL; this comes from the coding sequence ATGACCTCGTCGATACCGCCGCGCCCGCCGCAACAGCCCGGCCGGCCGCCGGCGTCCCCGCGTGTCTATCAGCCGGCGCCGATCCCGCGGCCGTCCGTCCCGCAACATCCGGCCTGGAACGCCCCCGTCATGCCCGGCATCGCCGGTACCGTCATCACCATCGTCGGCGTCGTGCTGCTGTCCATCCTTGCCGCAATCGTCGCCGTGCTGCTTGCGGCGGCAATCGGCCCGGGGAGCTTTCTGGGAATGGGATTGCTGGCGTTGATACCGCTGGGCATCGTGCTGTTGACGGTGCGGTGGATCGACAGGTGGCTGCCGCAGCCGAAAACCGGCATGTGGCTGGGGTTCCTCTGGGGGTCCGCCGCCGCCGTCGTCGTGACGCTGGTGCTCACATTCGCCGAGAACTTCACGATGTCCGTGGCCAGCGGCGGGGCAGTGAAGATGTCGAGCGCTTTCGCCACCACGATTCAAGCACCGTCCATTGAAGAATTCGCCAAGGGACTCGGCCTGCTGGTCCTGCTGTGGGTACAGCGCCGCCACTTCAACGGGCCGCTGGACGGGCTCGTTTACGCGGCAATCATTGCGGGAGGCTTCGCCTTCACCGAGAACATCTTGTACTTCGCGCGGGCCTTGGATTCGGCCTCGCCCGGTCAATCGCTGATCCTCACGTTCGTCTTGCGCGGGATCATGGGCCCGTTCGCGCACATCACGTTCACGTCCGTGACCGGCTTGTTCCTCGGAATCGCCGCCCGTAAGACCGGGCCGTTCGGTGCGATAGGGTTCTTCGTCATCGGCCTCATCCCGGCAATGATCCTGCACGGCGTCTGGAATAGCGCGTCGCTGTTCAGCAACGGTCTCGTCGGCTATCTGAGCTTTTATCTGGTCGTCGAAGTGCCGTTGTTCGCTTTGTGGATCGTTGCCGTGTCGCTGTTCCGGCGCGCAGAGATCACCATGACCCGGCGCCGGCTCGGCGAATACGTGCCGTATGGATGGCTCAGCCCGGCCGAAGTCGGCATGTTCTCCAGCTGGAACGGGCGCCGACAAGCACTGGCATGGGCGAAGTCGTTCCCCGGGGCCAAGCGGAAGATGCGCCGGCTGATCTACGATGCCGGGACGCTGGCGGCGCTGCGTCACCAGATGATGATCGGCCGCGGCAATGCCAAAGTCGCGGCGGCCGAACGTGCCCAGCTGGCGGCGCTGAGCCGTCATCGGATCGAGTTGTTGCAGACGGCGAGCCCGCCGCACGCCCTTTGA